The window TTCCTTATAATTTATCGCAACATCGGCTCCAAGCTCTTTAGCCAACTCAAGCTTTTTCATGTTTGATGCTGTCGTATACACTTTTGCACCTGCCCACTTCGCTAATTGAATAGCTACGTGTCCAACACCACCTGCTGCTCCATGAATTAATATTTCATCTCCGGCGGATATTTGAGCACGGTCAAACAAGGCTTCCCAGGCTGTAATGGCTACAAGCGGAATAGCTGCCGCTTCCTCCATCGTTAAATTTTTCGGTTTATGAGCCACTAACCTAACGTCTGCAAGCATGAATTCCGCCAGAGCCCCACCTGTTCCCTTAAACCCGCCTGCACAGCTATATACTTCATCACCAGGTTTATATTCAGTCACACCTTCTCCGACTTCTGCGACAATTCCAGCAACATCACCATGCAGGATGGCTGGAAAAGCCGGAGAAACAGCCGGCACCAAACCGCTGCGGATTTTCGTGTCAATCGGGTTCACACTGGTAGCCTTCACCTCAATTAACAGATGACCTGGTGTTACCGTCGGCATTGGTACCTCTTCTACTTGAAATACGGAAGGTTCACCAAATGAATGAATAACTTGTGCCTTCAATTATATCAGCTCCTTATATGTAAAACGGTAAATTATATTATAGAGTCATAGAACAACTTTCTTATACACTGCAGTCTGCCATCGATATCATAACAATTCTATTTTCAATTGTACATGAAAAAGAAATAGAGAGCACCGTTAAGGAGATGCTCTCTATCTGACCGTTTATTTTGAACCAATGGTTTCCTTTTCGTCCGTTTGTTCATGACGAATTGTTGCTTGAGCTGCAGCAAGACGTGCTAAAGGCACTCGGTATGGTGAACAGCTTACATAATCTAAACCTGCTTCATAGCAGAAGGCAATGGAGGATTTTTCACCGCCATGTTCACCACAAATCCCTGTTTTTAAATTAGGCTTCACTTGACGTCCAAGCTTAACACCTGTTTCAACTAGTTTACCAACACCCTGTTGATCAAGCACAGCAAATGGATTTTCAGGAAGAACCTTTTGCTCGATATAGGATTGCAGGAACTTACCTTCTGCATCATCACGACTGTAGCCGAAGGTTGTCTGCGTTAAATCATTTGTACCGAAGGAGAAGAAATCAGCTTCTTCAGCGATTTGATCTGCTGTAAGAGCAGCACGTGGAACTTCAATCATAGTTCCTACTAAGTAATCAAATTCCTTGCCTGCTTCTTGCTTCACTTTTTCAGCGGTTTCAACAACAAGCTGGCGCATCGCTTTCAGCTCATTCACATGGCCAACAAGTGGAATCATAATCTCCGGCTTTACTTCCAGACCTTTGCTGATTAATGTTACAACCGCATTGAAAATAGCTTTTGCCTGCATTTCGTATATTTCAGGGAATATCATACCTAAACGACAGCCGCGATGTCCTAGCATCGGGTTAAACTCGGCTAGCTGATTTACTTTTTTCAATAAGTATTCCTTCTCTTTTAATTGGGAAGAATCTGGTGCTGTCATTTGCAGCTTTGTTACTTCTACTAGAAGCTCTTCTTTATCAGGTAAAAACTCATGCATTGGAGGATCAAGTAAACGAATCGTAACCGGAAGACCTTGCATGGCTTCAAAAATACCTTCAAAATCACTCTGCTGCATTGGTAATAATTTATCTAATGCACTCATACGCTCTTCGTAGTTTTCTGCCAATATCATTTCCTGTACAATCGGTATCCGTTTTGGATCCATAAACATATGCTCGGTACGGCAAAGTCCGATTCCGCCTGCCCCAAATTCCAGTGCTTTCGCAGCATCTTCAGGATTGTCAGCATTCGCACGAACACCAAGCTTTCTTGTTTCATCTGCCCATGAAAGCAATAATTGGAACTCTTCAGAAAGCTGCGGATCAATCATTGGTATTTCTCCAAGCATGATTTCGCCTGTTGAACCATCAATGGTAATGACATCACCATATTGAACAACGGTATCGCCGACAGTAAATTTCTTTCCAGCTAAATCTATTTTTAATGCTTCACAACCACAAATACAGGCCTTCCCCATTCCACGGGCTACAACGGCAGCATGACTTGTCATTCCACCACGGCTAGTCACAATTGCCTGCGAAGCCACAATTCCGTGAATATCATCCGGTGTTGTTTCAGGACGAACAAGAATAACCTTTTTCCCATCATTCCCTAACTGCTCCGCTTCGTCTGCATCAAATACCACTGAACCTGTAGCAGCCCCCGGTGAGGCAGGTAAACCTTTAGCTAATTGTTTACGTACAAATGTATCATCAATGCGACGGTGAAGAAGCTGATCTAACTGCTCTGGATCAACACGTAGTATAGCTGTCTCCTTATCAATAATCCCTTCCTTTACCATTTCAACAGCAATACGAATCGCAGCCTGTGCTGTTCGTTTACCTGTTCGTGTTTGCAGAATAAATAATTCGCCACGCTCAACGGTAAATTCGATATCTTGCATATCTTTATAATGTTTTTCAAGTAATTGACATGTCGCCGTAAACTTTTCATACACTTCAGGCATGTCTTTTTGAAGCACGTGAATTGGCTGTGGTGTACGAATTCCTGCCACCACGTCTTCTCCTTGTGCATTGATTAAGTATTCACCATAAAGAGTAGCTTCACCTGTTGATGGGTTACGTGTAAAGGCAACACCTGTACCAGAATCATTTCCCATATTACCAAATACCATGCTTTGGATATTTACAGCCGTACCTAAATGATCAGGAATTTTGTTCAAGCGACGGTAAATAATCGCACGCTGATTGTTCCATGAATCAAAAACAGCATTAATAGCCAGGAATAATTGCGCTTTTGGCTCCTGAGGGAAATCACTTTTCGTATGTTTTTTTACAATTTCTTTATAACCAACTATAACTTCCTTCCAATCCTCAGCCGTTAATTCAGGATCTGCCTGATAGCCCTTTGCTTCACGGGTTTCTTCTAAATATTGCTCAAAATAAAAGCTGTCAATGCCAAGTACTACATTACTAAACATTTGAATAAAGCGGCGGTAAGAATCATAAGCAAAGCGGGCATTTTCCGTTAAAGTGGCAACACCCTTTACGGTGTCATCGTTCATACCAAGGTTTAATACTGTATCCATCATTCCAGGCATAGAAAAAACAGAACCTGAACGAACAGAAACCAATAATGGATTGGACGGGTCACCTAATCTTTTTCCTGATTTATCCTCAAGTGTTTGAAGCGCCGCTATAATTTGTTCTTCTACGTATTGAGATATTTTTTTACCGGCATCATAATAATCATTACAAGCTTGGGTAGAAATGGTAAAACCAAATGGAACAGGTAAACCGATATTCGTCATTTCAGCCAAGTTTGCCCCTTTTCCCCCTAATAAGTCTTTCATTTCACTATTTCCTTCATTAAATAAGTAAACAAACTTATTCATTATTACCTGCTCCTCTCACTTTTCAAAATATCTATGATAAGATTGGCTGTTTCTTCCACAGCCTTGTTAGATACATTAATTACCGGACAGCCTACCCGCTTCATGACTTTCTCAGAATGCTCAAGTTCCTCAAGAATTCTTTCAAAGCTAGCGTAGTTCGCCTCCGACCTTAGACCAAGTGATTTTAGACGCTCTTTGCGAATTTCGTTCAATTTATCTGGTGTGATCACTAAACCAACACACTTATTTCGTGGAACTTTAAAAAGTTCTTCTGGTGGTGAAACCTCCGGTACTAACGGGACATTTGCCACCTTAAATCCCTGGTGTGCCAAATACATTGACAATGGTGTTTTGGATGTTCGCGAAACACCGATTAAGACAATGTCCGCCCGCATAACCCCACGAGGATCACGACCATCATCATATTTAACAGCGAATTCAATCGCTTCTACACGACGAAAATATTCATCATCAAGCTGTCTCATTAATTTTGGCTGATGATTTGGCTCTTTTTTAAATCTTTTCATAAAGGATTCCATGAGTGGATTCAAGAGATCGACAGCGATTATTCCCTCTTCATTAGCACGCTGATCTAGATATCTCTTTAACTGTGGAATCACAATCGTATAAGCAATAATAGAGTTTGTCTGCCTTGCCATCGCAAGAACTTCTTCAATATCTTCTTTGTCCTCTGCATAAGAATGCCTGCGTATGTCCACATACCCCCCATTAAATTGGGTTGCGACAGCTTTTACAACAAATTCCGCAGTTTCACCTACAGAGTCTGAAACAACGTACACAACTTCTTTTTCTGATAAAATAATACTCACACCCTTTTCTATAACCGAGGGATATCATAAATTCAATGAAATGAGATGTAGTTTATAAAGCGCTACCATCTGCTAATAAAAAAGAAAGCCAAACTATCCAAACCAAACATTAACTTATCAAGACAACATGATCATTAATCCTAAACATCGATTAAATATGTTATACTTTTTATGAATATAGAATAACACATTTAAAAAAGCTCGTGAACATTTTTTTCGTTAAAAAGTGAACAAATTTACAAAGAGCAGATAATAGGAAAGGAAATCAAAACCATTATATATCAAAAAAGGATAGATAAATAGGCTTTTGCCTTTATTATCTATCCTTTTTAAATATTAAAATAGTTTATTAATAAAATAATGTTTTTTTCACAAAAAAAATCAACGATTAACGATATCCTCTATTTTTTGTCCCACAGCAAGTGTGAGTTCTTCCGTCATTTCTGGGATACTAGTCTTTAGAAGTGGGTTCATTACCTTGGCCAGCTTTCCACCAGCTGTGATTTCCAAATATCCAGTCATACTCGTTCTATTATCAGATATTTTGACCGCTTTAAAATAACCATGACCATTTAGTTTTTCATTAATTCCCATTATATCAAATGTAACTCTCTCCGGTTCTATCCAATTCGTTATATTTACCTTTAGCTGAATCTTCTTCTTAAGAATTCCAAAAGCACTTTTAAACGTCCAGTTCGATTCTCTTTCATTTATCATTTCATGCTCAATATAGCCTGGAATAAGCGGTGCCCATGCATCCATCGATTCAACAAATTTCCATACCTTATCAATCGGGACATTTACCTCCATTTTGTGTACGTGAGAAGACATCAGGTTCCATCCCCCTTTATTGTTACTGCACATGTTTAGACATATTCCAATTGGGAGAGGATTATTCTTATAGGAGCGAAATGTTGTTAATTGAAATAAGTCCGGCTAATTTAGCCAGACTTAAATATATTTTTCAGCATACACTTTATCTATTTTCTGATCTAATCGCTGTAATAGTCGATACGCCCGGTTGCTTTCAATTTGCCGATAGTGATGACTGCCCCCAGGCTCTTCATCCTTTTCATCCGCCCGTTTAACTATTTCCTGGAGCGGCGTCCGAACAATTTCACCTCCTGGGAAGTAAGAATCAGTATGAAACAGAATAGCTAGGGCGATTTCCTTTGCCTTTACAGGATTTTCACCTAATCGAATCAATAATTTATGAGCTCTTTCTGCCCCTTTGATGGCATGGATATCATTCTGTCGATATAAATCGTAATCCCATTTGCCATTTTTGTACCAAGTATAATGTCCAATATCATGCAGGAAAGCAGCTTTTGCCGCACTATCCACATCAACATTCTGCTCTTTAGCATACCTGTATGCATGGTAAGCACACGCAATAGCATGAACCAAACCAGACCGGGTAACATATTTTTGGGCTATATGGTGGTTAAAAATATCCGTTAAACAAACATCTCTCATACGTCTCCCTCCAGTCATAAAAATGAAATCGGTACAAGGAACCTGAAGATATTTTTTCTATCTTACTCTTTTTAGTTTAAGCTGACAAATCATTTGTTCTTTTATTATTATATTAGTTGTTTGGACAATTGGTCCCTTTCGGCAGGATGGATTTATTCGCTAAAATGATGATTTTCTTCGGCATTACCCACAAATCTGACTAATTAAATAGGAAATGGATAAAATATGAATTAAAATTGACTATTTTTTGTTAAAAATGTGTTAATATATGTTTGTTGAAACTTATCTAGATTATGACGATAGTTTCCAAAATTATTATTTCAGTAAGGAGCATACATATGGAAAAAATTCTAGTTCTCGGACATAAAAACCCGGATACAGACTCAATCTGTTCTGCTATTGCTTATGCAAATTTAAAATCTGAGCTTGGATTCAACGCTGAGCCTGTCCGACTTGGCGAAATTAATGGTGAAACAAAATACGCATTAGATTATTTCCAAGTTAACGTACCACGACTAGTAGAGAAAGTGGCGCCTGAAACCAATCAGGTAATCCTAGTTGACCATAACGAGCGCCAGCAAAGTGCTGACGACATTGATCAAGTTCGGATTCTTGAGGTCATTGACCATCACCGCATTGCCAATTTCCAAACGAGCGATCCATTATTTTATCGCGCTGAGCCAGTAGGCTGTACTACTACCATCCTAAACAAGCTTTATAAGGAACATGGTGTTGAAATTAAGAAAGAAATCGCTGGATTAATGCTTTCAGCCATTATTTCTGATTCTTTATTATTCAAATCACCTACCTGCACGGAGCAGGATAAGGCTGCAGCACGTGAATTAGCCGAAATTGCTGGTGTTGATGCAGAGAATTACGGTCTGGATATGCTAAAAGCAGGTGCAGACCTTAGTGATAAAACGGTTGAACAGTTAATTACCCTTGATGCAAAAGGCTTTGACATGGGCAATTACAAAGTTAAAATTGCACAAGTGAATGCCGTGGATACAAAAGATGTACTTGATCAGAAAAAAGAGATTGAAGAAGCGATAACAAAGGCCATCGCAGACGAAAATCTTGATTTATTCTTATTTGTTGTGACAGATATCTTAACTAATGATTCTGTTGGACTTGCGCTTGGAAAAATGACTAGTGCGGTTGAAACAGCTTTTAATGTGAAGCTTGATAACAACACCGCTGTTCTAAAAGGGGTAGTTTCGCGTAAAAAACAAATCGTACCCGTACTAACTGATACGTTAAAAGCTCTATAATATAGAACAAGGCTGTCCCAAAAGATGTCAGGGACTACAATGTAAAAATCATTGTAGGCACCTGACACCTAGGGAACAGCCTTTTTTGTAACTCGATTCACTCACTTATACACAGATATTATCTTTCACATACAGAATCATAGCAACCTCATCACAGTGATGAAGCTTTGGACAAGTAATACAATCCTTCCATACCTTTTGCGGCATTTTATCCTTTACAGTGATTTCAAAACCGCATTTTCGAAAGAAATCCACCTGGTACGTCAAAGAAATGAGCTTTTCAATTCCTAATCGCTTCGTTTCCTCAACAATTCTTTCTACGAGCATTTTTCCAATCCCACTCTTAAGTGCAGAGGTATCAACAACGAGTGAACGGATTTCTGCTAAATCCTTATCAAGAATCGTTAAGCTTGCCGATCCCACCACTTCTCCATTCTTCTCAGCTACAAAGACAGAAAAAATATTTTGATAAAGTGATTCCTTCGTTCTCGGCAGCAGTACCTCTTGTTCTGAATAAATATGGATTAGCTCATGCAATCTGTCAATATCTGAAATTTTCGCCCTTCTGATTTCAACCATTGTTGCCCTCACCTTTATCGATTTATCTTTAATGGTTATTATCATACTTTATTTTTGAGAAAAGTCAATAATTAATCATAAAATTGTATAAATATAAATCATTTCACTTCATTTAACTGTTGTTTGTGCATGAAAAAGCAGCTAAGTTCTGAACTTAGCTGCTTTTTCAACGAGTATTTACTTACGCTTCAAAGACCTCAACTTTTTCCATTACATCGCCATTTTTCATAGCAAGGACTGTATCCATTCCTGAAGTTACCTTACCGAAAACAGTATGTACTCCGTTTAAATGAGGCTGTGGCTCATGGACGATAAAAAATTGACTACCACCGGTGTCTCTGCCTGCATGCGCCATAGATAAAGAGCCTACTTCATGCTTATGTGGATTTCCTTCAGTTTCACATTTGATTGTATAACCAGGTCCGCCTGCGCCAGTTCCCGTTGGATCTCCCCCTTGTGAGACGAAGCCAGGAATGACACGGTGAAAAGTGACACCGTTATAAAAACCGCTGTTCGCTAGCTTTTCAAAGTTCGCAACTGTATTTGGTGCCTCATTCGGATATAAATCAAATTCAATTTTTTCGCCGTTTTGCATTTGTATGTATCCCTTTTTAGTCATTTGTATCCAACTCCTTTATAATTAATGAAACAAACAAAATAATCATATCATTTTTTACATCATTACACAAAGATAAGGAAACATGCTTCCTCATTCTTTCTTCTCGTCATAGTAATTCGCCAATTCTACAATCATCGCACCCATTCTCTCATGGGTAGGAACTACGATCCGATTAACTCCCACCTCACGCAATGCCTCAGCAGTCACCTTTCCTACCGCAGTTGCAACCGTTTGACTCTCGAAAGCTGTCAGTAACTGACCGCTTATCCCCTTCTCCTGCGCAAAGCTAAACAGTGAATGAGCTTGAATAGCTGTTGTAAAACAAACCGCATCAACCTCTCCAGCTAAGATTTCCTGACAAAGCGTATCAACGGTGTCGGATACTGGCGGGATATGCTGATAAGGCAGAAGCTGGGTTGTTACTGCTCCTTTTTCTGCTAAGAAGTTCATTAATCCGGGTGCCTTTTCACCATGTAGCTGCACGGTTACACGTTGCCCAGAAAAATCGACCTCCTTTAATTGCCGTATCAAACCCTGCGTAGTACCATCATCATCGGAAGCTACATTCATTAATCCATACTGTTTAAGAGCTGCGGCCGCTTTATAACCTCTAGTCGCTATTTTCGCTTTTTGGAGCTGTTTAATAAATGCTTCCTTCCTTCCTGATTCTTCTGCAAGCTCCAGCAAGGTTTGAAAGCCAATCCCCGTTGTGAAAATTACCCAATCCGCTCCTGTTTCAGTAAATGCAAGCAGACTGTCTCTTACTTCCGCGTCCGCCTTAAAAACGGTCCCCTGTAATGTGCGTACAAGCGCTGTCCCGCCCTGCTTTTCAATTAAAGCCGTCATTTCTTCTATTTTACGTGAAGCTCCGAGTACAATTTTCTTTCCTGTTAAAGATTTTCCCACTCTAATCACCCTTTCGTTCTTTTCAGCCATTATACTAATTAGAATCTCAACTATGAATTAAGAAAAGACCTCGGTTCATTGAATCCGAGGCTTTTGCTAAATGGCTATTTATTTCGTTTCTTTCACGTTAAGACTGTCTAAAATATTAAACAGGTCACTTAATTCTTTCATTTCATAATCTGGCACTACTTCATTACGATTTTTATTTGTACGGTTAATCCAAACGGACTTTATTCCTGCTCGAGAAGCACCTAAGATATCTGTCATCAAATTATCTCCAACCATTAATACCTCATCCTTTTGTACCCCAAGCAATGAAACAGCATGTTCAAAAATAGAAGGATCTGGTTTCCCTCTTCCAAAGGCACCTGAGATGACGATCTCGTCAAAATATGGAACAAGCTCTGGCGTAATGGTAAGCTTCGTTTGCTGCAAATCCGGAGATCCATTAGTAAGAAGCAATAATTTATATTTACCTTTTAATTCATCTAATATAGTAAAGCTATCTTCATATACGAACGGTTTTTTACGTCTTTCTTCCGGAAAGCGCTCAGCTAAGAGGGTAGCAAAATCATCGTCATCAATACCAAGCTGAGCAAGGCCTCTTTTCCATGATTCTTTTCGATAACCCGGAACAATATCCTTCATTTTTCGGAATTGATCATGATCATCTAAAAAATTTCCCCATAATCCTTCAAAAGGGTTGATTCCAATCATTTGCGTAAAGGGATAGGTTTCATAGCTCGCATACAGCTTTCTCGCCTCTTCCCGAACAGATGCTTCAAGCTTCTCAGGATCAACAGGATATTTTTCAGCAGCTACTTGACATGTAGCCGAAAAGGCTTCCTTCACACTTCGTTGATCCCATAGAAGCGTATCGTCTAGATCAAAAAAAATCGCTTTAATCATTCAGGTTTTTCTCTCCCCTTAGAAAAATCAGTCTATTTATGTTCAACTTTCTTCTCAACTTCCACGACCCAGCCAAATGGATCAGGCTTTTCGCCAAGTTGAATGCTTGTTAAAGTGTTATATAACTTCATAGATAATTCACCAGTCTTGCCACCATTTACGATTAACTTCTCATTATTCCAAAATAACTCACCAACTGGTGAAATAACCGCGGCTGTTCCTGTTCCAAAAACTTCTTCTAATAAACCATCTTGATAGGCTTGATATACTTCATCAATCGAGATTCTTTTTTCAGTCACAGGAATATTCCAATGCTTAAGTAAATGGATGATTGAATCTCTTGTAATTCCTGGTAAAATACTGCCGTTTAATTCAGGTGTAATGACTTCTCCATTAATTTTGAAGAAAATATTCATACTCCCAACTTCTTCAATATACTTTCTTTCGACACCATCAAGCCATAATACCTGCGAATAGCCGAGCTCCTCAGCCACTTCCTGTGCTTTTAAACTAGATGCATAGTTACCGGCCGTTTTCGCCTGCCCTGTTCCACCGGCTACCGCGCGGACATATTGATTTTCAACTGCTATTTTAACTGGATGAATGCCTTCTTGATAATAAGAACCAACTGGTGACATAATAATCATAAATTTATAGTTGTTAGCAGGATGAACGCCAAGAGTCGGCTCAGTTGAGATAATAAATGGTCGAATATATAGTGATGTCCCTTCAGCCTGCGGAATCCAATCACGATCAATAGTAATAAGTTCTTTTAATGCCTGAAGTGCAAGCTCTTCATCAATCTTTGGAATACAAAGTCGGTCATTTGACTGATTTAATCTTTGCATATTTTTTTCAGGTCTAAATAGCAGCACTTTCCCTTCAACTGAGTAATACGCCTTTAAACCCTCGAAAACGGTTTGTCCATAATGGAAAATCATGGCTGATGGTTCGATTGTAATAGGTTGATAAGGGATGATACGTGCATCATGCCAGCCTTTTTCTGATGAATAATCCATCACAAACATATGATCAGTAAAAACCTTACCGAATACAAGATTATGAACATCAGGTTTTTGTTTTTTATTGGTGGTTAGGGTGATACTAATGTTTTCGTTTGACATGATTTTCGTCTCCAATCTACATATAAAACTAAATATGAAAAATCTGATAGTAATACTTTATCACAAATTGGCAGATTTTAAAGATAAATTATTTTGAAAAATATTTATTTTGTCATTTTTTATCGAATGACCATGCTGTCTTTTTAAGGATTAATAAAATTTT of the Bacillus tuaregi genome contains:
- a CDS encoding branched-chain amino acid aminotransferase, translating into MSNENISITLTTNKKQKPDVHNLVFGKVFTDHMFVMDYSSEKGWHDARIIPYQPITIEPSAMIFHYGQTVFEGLKAYYSVEGKVLLFRPEKNMQRLNQSNDRLCIPKIDEELALQALKELITIDRDWIPQAEGTSLYIRPFIISTEPTLGVHPANNYKFMIIMSPVGSYYQEGIHPVKIAVENQYVRAVAGGTGQAKTAGNYASSLKAQEVAEELGYSQVLWLDGVERKYIEEVGSMNIFFKINGEVITPELNGSILPGITRDSIIHLLKHWNIPVTEKRISIDEVYQAYQDGLLEEVFGTGTAAVISPVGELFWNNEKLIVNGGKTGELSMKLYNTLTSIQLGEKPDPFGWVVEVEKKVEHK
- a CDS encoding zinc-dependent alcohol dehydrogenase family protein, encoding MKAQVIHSFGEPSVFQVEEVPMPTVTPGHLLIEVKATSVNPIDTKIRSGLVPAVSPAFPAILHGDVAGIVAEVGEGVTEYKPGDEVYSCAGGFKGTGGALAEFMLADVRLVAHKPKNLTMEEAAAIPLVAITAWEALFDRAQISAGDEILIHGAAGGVGHVAIQLAKWAGAKVYTTASNMKKLELAKELGADVAINYKETSVQEYVEKYTNGKGFDYIFDTVGGENLDRSFAAAALHGTVVAIAARSTHDLTPLHSKGLSFHVVFMLLHILNENHRKQNGHFLKQITEIIEEGKLRPLIDPKRFTFDEVAEAHRYLDSNQAMGKIVLTNNWSQ
- a CDS encoding uroporphyrinogen-III synthase, with product MGKSLTGKKIVLGASRKIEEMTALIEKQGGTALVRTLQGTVFKADAEVRDSLLAFTETGADWVIFTTGIGFQTLLELAEESGRKEAFIKQLQKAKIATRGYKAAAALKQYGLMNVASDDDGTTQGLIRQLKEVDFSGQRVTVQLHGEKAPGLMNFLAEKGAVTTQLLPYQHIPPVSDTVDTLCQEILAGEVDAVCFTTAIQAHSLFSFAQEKGISGQLLTAFESQTVATAVGKVTAEALREVGVNRIVVPTHERMGAMIVELANYYDEKKE
- a CDS encoding manganese-dependent inorganic pyrophosphatase — encoded protein: MEKILVLGHKNPDTDSICSAIAYANLKSELGFNAEPVRLGEINGETKYALDYFQVNVPRLVEKVAPETNQVILVDHNERQQSADDIDQVRILEVIDHHRIANFQTSDPLFYRAEPVGCTTTILNKLYKEHGVEIKKEIAGLMLSAIISDSLLFKSPTCTEQDKAAARELAEIAGVDAENYGLDMLKAGADLSDKTVEQLITLDAKGFDMGNYKVKIAQVNAVDTKDVLDQKKEIEEAITKAIADENLDLFLFVVTDILTNDSVGLALGKMTSAVETAFNVKLDNNTAVLKGVVSRKKQIVPVLTDTLKAL
- a CDS encoding CoxG family protein, translating into MSSHVHKMEVNVPIDKVWKFVESMDAWAPLIPGYIEHEMINERESNWTFKSAFGILKKKIQLKVNITNWIEPERVTFDIMGINEKLNGHGYFKAVKISDNRTSMTGYLEITAGGKLAKVMNPLLKTSIPEMTEELTLAVGQKIEDIVNR
- the ppdK gene encoding pyruvate, phosphate dikinase; the encoded protein is MNKFVYLFNEGNSEMKDLLGGKGANLAEMTNIGLPVPFGFTISTQACNDYYDAGKKISQYVEEQIIAALQTLEDKSGKRLGDPSNPLLVSVRSGSVFSMPGMMDTVLNLGMNDDTVKGVATLTENARFAYDSYRRFIQMFSNVVLGIDSFYFEQYLEETREAKGYQADPELTAEDWKEVIVGYKEIVKKHTKSDFPQEPKAQLFLAINAVFDSWNNQRAIIYRRLNKIPDHLGTAVNIQSMVFGNMGNDSGTGVAFTRNPSTGEATLYGEYLINAQGEDVVAGIRTPQPIHVLQKDMPEVYEKFTATCQLLEKHYKDMQDIEFTVERGELFILQTRTGKRTAQAAIRIAVEMVKEGIIDKETAILRVDPEQLDQLLHRRIDDTFVRKQLAKGLPASPGAATGSVVFDADEAEQLGNDGKKVILVRPETTPDDIHGIVASQAIVTSRGGMTSHAAVVARGMGKACICGCEALKIDLAGKKFTVGDTVVQYGDVITIDGSTGEIMLGEIPMIDPQLSEEFQLLLSWADETRKLGVRANADNPEDAAKALEFGAGGIGLCRTEHMFMDPKRIPIVQEMILAENYEERMSALDKLLPMQQSDFEGIFEAMQGLPVTIRLLDPPMHEFLPDKEELLVEVTKLQMTAPDSSQLKEKEYLLKKVNQLAEFNPMLGHRGCRLGMIFPEIYEMQAKAIFNAVVTLISKGLEVKPEIMIPLVGHVNELKAMRQLVVETAEKVKQEAGKEFDYLVGTMIEVPRAALTADQIAEEADFFSFGTNDLTQTTFGYSRDDAEGKFLQSYIEQKVLPENPFAVLDQQGVGKLVETGVKLGRQVKPNLKTGICGEHGGEKSSIAFCYEAGLDYVSCSPYRVPLARLAAAQATIRHEQTDEKETIGSK
- a CDS encoding pyruvate, water dikinase regulatory protein, whose amino-acid sequence is MLSEKEVVYVVSDSVGETAEFVVKAVATQFNGGYVDIRRHSYAEDKEDIEEVLAMARQTNSIIAYTIVIPQLKRYLDQRANEEGIIAVDLLNPLMESFMKRFKKEPNHQPKLMRQLDDEYFRRVEAIEFAVKYDDGRDPRGVMRADIVLIGVSRTSKTPLSMYLAHQGFKVANVPLVPEVSPPEELFKVPRNKCVGLVITPDKLNEIRKERLKSLGLRSEANYASFERILEELEHSEKVMKRVGCPVINVSNKAVEETANLIIDILKSERSR
- a CDS encoding peptidylprolyl isomerase: MTKKGYIQMQNGEKIEFDLYPNEAPNTVANFEKLANSGFYNGVTFHRVIPGFVSQGGDPTGTGAGGPGYTIKCETEGNPHKHEVGSLSMAHAGRDTGGSQFFIVHEPQPHLNGVHTVFGKVTSGMDTVLAMKNGDVMEKVEVFEA
- a CDS encoding HAD family hydrolase encodes the protein MIKAIFFDLDDTLLWDQRSVKEAFSATCQVAAEKYPVDPEKLEASVREEARKLYASYETYPFTQMIGINPFEGLWGNFLDDHDQFRKMKDIVPGYRKESWKRGLAQLGIDDDDFATLLAERFPEERRKKPFVYEDSFTILDELKGKYKLLLLTNGSPDLQQTKLTITPELVPYFDEIVISGAFGRGKPDPSIFEHAVSLLGVQKDEVLMVGDNLMTDILGASRAGIKSVWINRTNKNRNEVVPDYEMKELSDLFNILDSLNVKETK
- a CDS encoding N-acetyltransferase produces the protein MVEIRRAKISDIDRLHELIHIYSEQEVLLPRTKESLYQNIFSVFVAEKNGEVVGSASLTILDKDLAEIRSLVVDTSALKSGIGKMLVERIVEETKRLGIEKLISLTYQVDFFRKCGFEITVKDKMPQKVWKDCITCPKLHHCDEVAMILYVKDNICV
- a CDS encoding HD domain-containing protein encodes the protein MRDVCLTDIFNHHIAQKYVTRSGLVHAIACAYHAYRYAKEQNVDVDSAAKAAFLHDIGHYTWYKNGKWDYDLYRQNDIHAIKGAERAHKLLIRLGENPVKAKEIALAILFHTDSYFPGGEIVRTPLQEIVKRADEKDEEPGGSHHYRQIESNRAYRLLQRLDQKIDKVYAEKYI